One Buteo buteo chromosome 31, bButBut1.hap1.1, whole genome shotgun sequence genomic region harbors:
- the LOC142026119 gene encoding olfactory receptor 14A16-like: MSNSSSITQFLLLTFADRRELQLLHFWLFLGIYLASVLGNGLIITAIACDHHLHTPMYFFLLNLSLLDLGSISTTVPKAMANSLWNNRAISYAGCAAQVFLFVFLISAEYFLLTVMAYDRYVAICKPLHYGTLLGSRACVHMAAAAWGTGFLNAVLHTASTFSLPLCQGNAVDQFFCEISQILKLSCSDAYLREVGVLVVSACLAFGCFVFIVLSYRQIFRAVLRFPSEQGQHKAFSTCLPHLIVVSLFLSTAMTAYLKPPSISSPSLDLLVAVLYSMVPPAVNPVIYSMRSHEIKDALRKVISWTFFNTGKLPVFFDK; this comes from the exons atgtccaacagcagctccatcacccaGTTTCTCCTCCTGACATTTGCAGACAGacgggagctgcagctcttgcacttctggctcttcctgggcatctacctggcttCTGTCCTAGGAAACGGCCTCATCATCACTGCCATAGCCTGTGACCACCACCTCCACacacccatgtacttcttcctcctcaacctctccctcctcgacttgggctccatctccaccactgtccctAAAGCCATGGCCAACTCCCTCTGGAACAACAGGGCCATCTCCTATGCAGGATGTGCTGCCCAGgtctttctgtttgtctttttgatctcagcagaatattttcttctcactgtcatggcctatgaccgctacgttgccatctgcaaacccctgcactacgggaccctcctgggcagcagagcttgtgtccacatggcagcagctgcctggggcactGGTTTCCTcaatgctgtgctgcacactgccagtacattttcactacccctctgccaaggcaatgctgtggaccagttcttctgtgaaatctcccagatcctcaagctctcctgctcagatgcctacctcagggaagttgggGTACTTGTGGTTAGTGCCTGTTTAgcatttgggtgttttgttttcattgtgctgtcctataggcagatcttcagggctgtgctaAGGTTCCCTTCTGAGCAGGGacagcacaaagccttttccacgtgcctccctcacctgATTGTCGTCTCCTTGTTTTTAAGCACTGCCATGACTGcctacctgaagcccccctccatctcctccccatccctggacctgctggtggcAGTTCTGTACTCGATGGTGCCTCCAGCCGTGAACCCCGTCATCTACAGCATGAGAAGCCATGAGATCAAGGATGCCCT GAGGAAAGTGATTTCATGGACATTTTTCAATACCGGTAAACTTCCAGTCTTTTTCGACAAGTGA